Within the Pseudorasbora parva isolate DD20220531a chromosome 15, ASM2467924v1, whole genome shotgun sequence genome, the region gtatTGTATATTTTCTTTCATTTGTTGTTTGAAACCcctggggtgcgtttcccaaaaacATTGCTAGACAACTATGGCTGCAAGTTCTGTTAAATTGAATTGAGAACAACGGAACTTGTGACCATAGTTGGGAAACGCACCCCGGTTGTGTGTTGATGTTGTTATGTTTCCCCGTTATTCTGACCACCACCGCATCTAACCCATCTAACCTCATCTAACCCACACATGACTATGGTAATATGTGgtaacacacactgaccatgTTTATTCAGCATGAGGTGAAATCACTGAGCCTCATCATTTGGCTGTTGTGGGGAACATAAGTCTGGACAGTTGCGTAATGTTATGAAAATCAGTAAAAGTGTATAGTGAATTAAAAGCATAATAAACATGTATCACGATTaatgttgattgttttttaataataatttcaagATGATTACATACATTTAGTTaaacatttaacaaaataaaaggcTGTCAAATATTTATTGTTTGGGAACAAACATGCAAATTAGTGACTTGTTTTCTTCATAcatatttgtttgttaaataaggATCCATGGAAATGTATCTATTTGCATACACATTCAAAATGACGAAACATGCCCACGAAGGTTAATAATTCCATTGAAGAAACCAggtaaaatgtgattttctccaATCACTCCCATTTTTTCTATTATATTCTAATTACTGTTCTATTTATAATGTTCAAAGGCAATGTATAGCATTCCAGAGCGGCAACACTCTATATCTGCTTTCAACACTTCATTTACTCATTTTAATACATCTCTTAGTTTTTATTCATTAGcttgtacattaaataatacaaatataacagTGCTTTTAAGTCAACTTTAGCACTTAGATTATGAGGGGGAGTGTTGTAAAAAGAATTTTCTTCGGAAACACATCCCTACCAGTGTATTTATACCACACACTTAAACCTACATTGATGTCAAACCAGAGGCTAATCTAGCAATGACCTTTTTCTAAAGAAATTTTCTACTAAATGTGTACTTTCATACATGTAATTGACACAGCCGAGATATGCAAAATTCACACTTTGTTGTCATATTCAAATTGAAATCTACTGTGTGGATTAGTGTTTATTACAGCAGAGACTGTCAAGGATTATAATTAACCATTAACCATTGTAAATCAAATTCTTCAACTAAATGAATTATATTCGCACTTAACAGAATTATTCACAATTCTGTATTCTACATTTTGGTAATTTCATAAAATTCATTACACAAGTATTTCTGTATTGAATTTTCACGGATGCTTTACCAGTATTTTttccaattatttttattatagtgTTTGACCTTTTATGATCCACATGTACaattttaaaaagtgataaTTTTGCATTGATAGAGAAGAGTATGGTCTATTATTATAGTGTGAGCGCTGCTATAATTCACACACCCTGTCTACACCGAGCCTGTCCACCACTGCTTGAGGCTTTCTAGTTTGCATTACTTTAAAGGATTTTCACATTTTGTTCTACAACATAAAATGGGCACATTGTTTTGGATAGTCTCAatcaaaaatgcagtaaaaacagtaatgtgaaatattattacaatttaaattaacCGGTTTCTTttgtaatatattgtaaaatgtatagtatattgtgataattattCCTGTTATggcaaagctacattttcagcatcattactgtattcagttacatgaactttgaaaaattattctcatgctgatttggtgctaaagaaacatttcttattatattaaacacatgtgctgcttaatatttttttgtggattctttgatgaacagaaaataACCTATATAAATATACCTTTTTGGTCACTGCCTTGTTTATCATATTTAATGCGCCTTTGgttaataaaagtattcatttattttttattttttcccccttaaATCTTACCTCAAATATTTCAACAGCTACGTcatgatttaaaaaacaaacactgatAAATGATAATATAAGAAAATATCATATAAAGATTTATGAAagttcatgtgacactgaagactggtgtaATGGCAGCTttgcaataaattacattttaaaatataatacaacataaaaccagtttttactgtacagtattactgtttttactgtattttatcaaataaatgcagctgaTGAGATCAAGAgactactttcaaaaacataaaaaaaactttagacCAGTAGAGTCCAAACTCGTGACCAGTAGTGTGTTCCATGATTGTGTAACTGCTCCATTATGAAAATGAGGTTGATCTTTAGCAGTGGGAAATCTTTAGCAGTTGGCCAACGCAGCCAACCCTATATGCACTTCCTTGCTGCCGGGCTTAAGAAAACAACTGCAAATTACATGTTAAATAAAGAGGTATTTCATTATGGGCGAATCAGTTAAATGTACaactttattgttattttttaaataaataagaacacCATAATAAATGTAATGACACCAAAAGGATAGCAAATCTAGAACCCATTAATCACACgactattattataaaatgtttcCTTAATTAAACATCAAATCTGTACATTCTTTAATGCAGTTTACGTATACTTGCAGTTTAGGAAAAGCTGTTTCATGGTTAATAATGTAGACTGTAATTAATAGATGATTATGCATTCATAAAGGTATCTGATCCAATGGAGCTGTTTAAAGATGTCATTGACAAAACACTGGCGCTAGAGCGGGTAAAGTTCTTTAGTGACAGCCTTCCTGCCAGTGCCTCACGAATCTGCAATCATATGTGACAAAATGAGTTAAAGCACTGCAGTAGAACTGAACACCTCTAAGATCATTTTAACAAAAAGATTTACACTATGACTGACACAATGGTTTGTCAAATTGCAAAGGGAAGAAAATCAGTTCATACCTTGCTGTCTAAAAGTGTTCCAAACACCAAAACAAAGAATCCCTGCAGAAGTGTTACAAATATATGAGGACAAATGTTTTGGATAAATAATAATTCTTGTAATGCTgttcaatttaataataatttaataattaaataacaacattaaaaataacttattttgcatctttgtttttttttttaaatggatacTTGTAATACAGAATATtataattaatgcattatttgCATTGCAATTATTGCTTTGAATATAAGCAAAATATAACCTTAACATAAAGCCAAAATACAAAGACAGAAAGTGATACCTGCAGTGAATTGAGGAGTGCAAACACCACATGAATGCCTAATTCACGGGACACCATGGTTCCAATTCCAAATCCCCATGTTAGAACAAAGATAGGAGTCAATATGGCCACACATCGGGCAATGACCACCAGGTCATGTTTCTCATCTGGTTGAGTTGTAGCACCAACTCCTCTCCTCAACATCTTATCCAGAACCACAATCAAAACCACAAGGTTTATGGCTACAATAGTGAGAGCTGGAATCACAAATGCCAGCAGGGCCTTAGAATCATTCCAGTTCAGCCAACATGCTTTTTCTTTCGTGATATAATTTTGTGGTCCAGCTGTCGACGCAACAGTAATGACCGCTATGAGCAAAGGCGCACCATAACCGACTATGAAGGCGATGGCCATCATTCTGGCCCTTGACTTTTGGGAAAAGACCATGACTGTCCGGTAAAAGATTAACACCGCTGAAATTAACATCCAGAAGAAAAGAGCCAGGTAAAAAAAGTGCATGAAGAAAACCGCTGGACTGCAGCGACTCACTGATGTTGGCTGCTCTTGTTCTGCGACTGCGGCTCCAATGATAAAACAGATGTTTGCGATCAGCAGGGACACGGCAATGTTGACTATGGAGACATGTCGCATGTAGGATGTGTCATTTCTTGTCATTGACTTCCATACGATACTCTCAATAATGAGGCACAAAATCAAGCTGGCCATCGAAATAGAAACACCAATGTAAGTTATATAGGCTAAGGCTTTGTTATCATCAAGGGAAAATGGTGACATTAGGATTGAAAAAGAGGTTGTGTGGTTGCATTCACACGAAATCTTGCCAGTTTCATGCCCTTTACTTATATAGGGCTTTACTTTACATCCAGTGGAATCCCATGCGTCAAGATTAAAGTTCCAAAAGACACACTGAGGATTTCCCAAAGATTGATCAGTAATGTCAAACGCAAAAGAAATGTTGTTAATTTTTTGGTTCACCTGAACAATAACCACATCTCCATTGATGCGCACATCTGAATTAGTGTCATTTTTGTTGCGAGAATTACGAGTAGGTAGGACATTGTCCAGAGTTGTGAAGACTATGATGGTTATTGGTGTGGGATTAGAAATCTGCGGTATCAGGATCTCAGTGGCTGAGTTTGGCAGGTTTGATATTCCACTATATCTGTCTGTTACAGTTTTATTCAACTCAATAGATCCTTGATTAATTGTAAAATTATCATCTGTGAGACGGTCACTTATATTCTCAATAGCGCTCAGAAGTGCAATGCTGGTGTTATCTGTCTTGTTGTCATTGTTCAAACTGTCCCATGAGTTAATAGCAAGGTCTGAAACAAGGATATTCACAGTTTGAAGGAAATTCtggaaataaacagaaaatcatgtttagtacaaaacaaacaaacaaacaaaccaacaaaaaataatCAAAGGGGATATAatgaagattatgtacaaataTTTTAGGCCCAGAAAGTACTACGTAAGTAAAGTAAATTTATAGCATAACTTTCGGTAATTATAGTTTAACTATACAGTAAGTAAGTGTAGGTATAAGGGAACAATGTGTAATACTGGGGAAATAAAgcggtaactatcaggaaaattaacaaattatttatactgtaagtattttttatttaagggGTGATTAACCGTGTAGTTACAGGTTAAGTCTGTGGGCTGCAAATTAAAGTGTCTCTTGTttccctcttgtttcatgtagttacagggtaagtacaataaacaATACATACTAAATCTGATATCcctcagaattaaaaaaaaaaaaaaaaaaaacagatttacaACACTAATTTGTGtctcttgcttggcttcatcctcctTGTTTCTCTTCTTTTCCATCCTGGCAACAGATGAATATTTAGAAGGAGCTAGTATACTCTCTAGCTAGTATTCTGTATtatgtaactgttacactgaaaatacagtaCACGCAGAAATGTCCTCACCGTTTACTCATTTATTTCTTCATatgaacacagaaaaataaataatctctgctaatGAAAACTCACTTGGGTTCCTAAAAGTTCAAACAGCATCATACAGCAATAACTACACGACCCCAATGCATGAATGAGttaatttttcaaaataataataataaaaaaaatcatatacaggtccttctaaaaaaattagcatattgtgatgaagttaattattttccataatgtaatgataaaaattaaactttcatatatttttgattcattgcacacaaactgaaatatttcaggtcttttattgttttaatactgatgattttggcatacagcttaaaatc harbors:
- the LOC137041476 gene encoding adhesion G-protein coupled receptor F1-like, translating into MKLECTRPDSVFGDMSWTLNGRDIKQSEKYNISTGGSILTVKSIDDKDKGRYACVIKRDIPYIQWEDIVIEPLPNIIAGRSMRWYQCMDQTVQLTCCETKYDVEWTPIPPGDQLTSRDDKGCITLKHKIRSADCSIETFTCQLMIPELRVFSYGQSKVTIQKVQGELSCKNNALGVGKDGEKVTGPCEKGKEGTITYICSAGSWKEMNRDCILQVIQDIKKKVEDLVPQDIPAVVAELSTATKNNTNEITQSPVTVQTIVGILVKIADTSKTIIINEPVMKNFLQTVNILVSDLAINSWDSLNNDNKTDNTSIALLSAIENISDRLTDDNFTINQGSIELNKTVTDRYSGISNLPNSATEILIPQISNPTPITIIVFTTLDNVLPTRNSRNKNDTNSDVRINGDVVIVQVNQKINNISFAFDITDQSLGNPQCVFWNFNLDAWDSTGCKVKPYISKGHETGKISCECNHTTSFSILMSPFSLDDNKALAYITYIGVSISMASLILCLIIESIVWKSMTRNDTSYMRHVSIVNIAVSLLIANICFIIGAAVAEQEQPTSVSRCSPAVFFMHFFYLALFFWMLISAVLIFYRTVMVFSQKSRARMMAIAFIVGYGAPLLIAVITVASTAGPQNYITKEKACWLNWNDSKALLAFVIPALTIVAINLVVLIVVLDKMLRRGVGATTQPDEKHDLVVIARCVAILTPIFVLTWGFGIGTMVSRELGIHVVFALLNSLQGFFVLVFGTLLDSKIREALAGRLSLKNFTRSSASVLSMTSLNSSIGSDTFMNA